The following are encoded together in the Humulus lupulus chromosome 5, drHumLupu1.1, whole genome shotgun sequence genome:
- the LOC133834090 gene encoding late embryogenesis abundant protein At1g64065-like, with translation MRVRTPSLRLRSVHVHSLNYFNDNTTNPHFDMTLVAEIAVRNKNFGHFRFDNATANVTYGGVRVGDGEIVKGRARARSTKRMNVTIEVMSSNERSVPQSMAKLSGDIRSGNLTLTSVAELRGKVTLMKVIKKKKTAHMNCTMTVNLGTKSVRDLRCQ, from the coding sequence ATGCGAGTGAGAACTCCAAGCCTGAGGCTGAGATCCGTACACGTCCACAGCCTCAACTACTTCAACGACAACACGACCAATCCCCACTTTGACATGACTCTCGTCGCCGAAATCGCTGTTCGGAACAAGAACTTCGGCCACTTCCGATTCGATAACGCCACCGCCAACGTCACCTACGGCGGTGTTAGGGTTGGAGACGGAGAAATCGTTAAGGGGCGCGCAAGAGCAAGGAGTACTAAGAGAATGAACGTCACCATTGAAGTGATGAGCTCGAATGAGCGATCAGTGCCGCAGAGTATGGCGAAGCTGAGCGGCGATATTCGGTCCGGGAACCTGACCCTGACGAGTGTTGCTGAGTTGAGAGGTAAGGTTACGTTGATGAAGGTGATTAAGAAGAAGAAGACTGCTCACATGAACTGCACCATGACTGTTAACTTGGGCACTAAGTCTGTTCGTGATCTTCGCTGTCAATGA